TAAGAAATGTCCTTCAGCTCTGGCACCTCAGCCAAGTTATCAGAAATCAGTAAATACATGGAGCAGGTGGCAGACAGAGAGGGCTGTCCGTTGTCTTTCACTGACACAATGAGCGTCTGTTTCATGCTGTCAGTCTCACTAATGTCCCGCTGTGTCCTGATCTCTCCACTGTGGACACCAATAGTGAACAGTCCCGGATCAGTGGACTTGACTATCTGATAGGACAGCCAGGCGTTCTGTCCAGAGTCTGCGTCCACCGCGATCACTTTGGACACCAGAGAGCCTCCGTGTGCAGCTTTGGGGACCAGCTCGGTCATGAAGGAGTTGCCCTCCGGGGCGGGGTACAGTATCTGAGGAGGGTTGTCATTCACATCTGATATGAACACACTGACGCTCACGTTGCTGCTCAGTGGAGGAGAACCGTTGTCTCTGGCCATCAGCTGGACTTTAAAGCTCCTCAGCTGTTCATAATCAAAGGACCTGACAGCGTGGATCACCCCCGTGTCTCCGTTAACAGACACATAGGAGGACACCGGGGCACCGTTCACCTCAGCAGCTAACAGAGAATAAATCACTGTACCGTTTTGTCTCCAGTCAGGGTCTCGAGCAGTGACGGAGCATAAAGTGGAGCCAGCTTTGTTATTCTCACTCACATATGCGCTGTACGACTCCTCCTCAAACACAGGTGGGTTGTCGTTGATGTCAGCTACAGATAAGTGCAGACTTTTAGAGGAGGACAGAGGTGGAGAGCCCTCGTCAGTGGCAGTGATTGTAATGTTGTAATCAGACACTACTTCACGGTCCAGCTGTCCTGTGCTCACCACAGAATAATAGTTTTTAATAGAGGGGACCAATTTAAAAGGGACACCCTGCTGGAGGGAGCAGCGGACCTGTCGGTTCTTCTCAGAGTCTCTGTCCTGCACGTTGATGATGCCCACCTCTGTACCAGGTGACACGTTCTCAGGAATGGGATTGGTCAGAGATTTTACATGGATCACTGGAGCGTTATCATTTACATCAGTGATGTCAATCATTACTTTTGCTTCAGACGACAGACCATAACCATCCTTTGCCTCAACCATCACTTCATATTTGGATCTTTCTTCATAATCTATGTCACCTGCCACAAAGATTGCTCCTGTTTTCTCATCCAGTGAAAAAAGGGTCTGTGATTTATCAGAGAGTCTACTAAATTCATATGTAACCTCTCCGTTGACTCCCTCATCTGCATCTGATGCACTGACCATCAGCACAGGTGTTTGCAAAGGTGCGTTTTCAGGTAAACTGGCTGTATACACGGCCTCAGTAAACACTGGAGCATTATCGTTAGCATCGAGCACAATGACGTGAATCACTACAGTCCCAGACTTTTGTGGAGATCCACCATCTAAAGCTGTGAGCAGCAATTTCATTTCTTTCTGCTCCTCTCGATCCAActctttatttaaaaccaaCTCACCGTATTTGTTACCAGCACCTGTGGTCTGTGTATTAAACACAAAGTGAGGATTTGATTGTAAAGTGTAGCTCTGCACAGCGTTCTGTCCAATGTCTGCATCATGCGCTGCGTTAATGCGGTACTTCGCTCCTTTATCGGCTGATTCTCTTATTTCCAGCTTTATCACGTCTTTTGAGAAAATAGGCGCGTTGTCGTTTATATCCTGCACCTGCAGAGACAAGCGATGGAGCTCCAGTGGATTCTCCAGCAGCAAGTCAAATCTGAGCAGACATGTCGGCTTTTCTCCACAATGCTCCTCTCTGTCTATCCTCTCAGCCACCAACAGATCTCCGCTTCTCAAGTCGATCCTGCAAAACTGCTTGTCGCTCCCCTCCATGTCAACACGAGCTCTCCGAGCAGACAGCCGCCCCGGCTCCAGTCCCAGGTCCGAGGCAATGTTTGCAATAACGGAACCGAGCTTCAGCTCCTCCGATGCAGAGAAGCTCAGGTCTCCGTGTGCGCAGTGCGCCATGACAAAGAAAAGGACAAAGAAGGAGCTGTGATGGAGCGATCCACCTCCCATCATTCTCAGGAATAAGATTCAACACTGTGGTTCTGTTTGGATTTGAACATTAAAGTGTTTAAAGCTATATGTGTGCCTGCTGACGGTCCAACGGCAACataaaatgcaacaaaacaCCGACGCTGTGATCCTTATAATGGGCGGTGGACAATGAATCAGACTATTAAATGAGCTGGTCTATAGTGACCCCGTGAGTACAGTTTGTATACAACAACTATAAGGAAAACCAAAGAAATATTGATATCTACTCCATTTCTATTTTCAAGCTTAATtcgttttattaaaaatataaaataaaattgaaataaaacaatgataatGAATTTCATTACTCGACTTTAAAATCAAAGTGTgcgtcaaaaataaaaattgttaaaatgccTCGCAAAAGTTCATTACTAGAATTCTGGAATAGTTTCCATTTGCTTACATTgacattgaaataaatagtgcaaaaaaaCTAACCCAGACAACACACTAAAATAGCACCGAGTAAGTTTTGTAGGCCATTTTTGTCAAacgggggtacatgtacccctagggctaCGCGATGGCaccacagggggtacttaagacaTAGggtagaaaattaacaaatgaaagcattaaaaatatcagGGTTTTATAAcgtttatttttagtgaaaagtgataaacataataatgatgatgaaaataatattgattaacagaacatgaactgaaaatacaaactTGGTCACTCCAGGCATGAGATCACCAGAAATaatgaaaactatagaaataatctattcagaaggcaccaaatattgtttcattccacCTATTTATAAAATGAGACTCTTTAAATTgccatcactcattcattccatcattatgctcaatAGATGTATTTTCatatagaattctgagcaaaatatttTAGCCGGACAAAGGTGGtacttttattcagaaataagaaaaggggtacttgagtcaaAGAAGTTTGAAAGCCACTTGTGTAGgttcagcccccccccccccaaaaaaaaaaaaaaaaataaataaataaataaataaataaataaataaataaataaataaataaataaataaataaataaataaaaataaaacacagagcTGTTTTAAGGTTTTACACGTTTTAAAACAACGATCTGTGAATCCAACACAGGCTCATAAaacattaatgaaaaaaaactcttctatCTACCTGCTCTTTGCTGTTTGTTTACCCGCAGTAGCTTTCCTTAATATGAGAACTTCAGTCTGTAAATTTGAATCTAAAAGCTCGTCTGCATTCTGAATGGTTTGCtagtttacattttaaaaacataaaaaacaacagcaaggaTGGTGTAATAGTTTGGTGCACTGTCCAGGATGGACCCCGGCCTAGCCCCCTGGAAggaaaggagcaagtgggtcgaTAAATGGAACAAGAATGAATAATTCAAAACGGCAATGCCAAAACAAAAAAGCtaacaaatggtaaatggacttgatttattgTGCTTTATCCCGAGACTGAAGTggtaaagtgctttacaatatcaactcctccacccattcacacaccaatgggactgagcggCCATGCAAGGcgttgggagcaacttagggttcagtgccttgcccaaggacacttcgacgcaTAGACGAGTATAAATGGGGTTTTAAACACCCAACCTCTTGATGAGAAGATGAcacctctaccacctgagccacggtcgcccaaatACAAGACTTTATCACCAAGGAGAGAAATACAAAGCAAAACCATTCCATCTGGAAACACATGCAAGAACATGTCacaataagataaaaaaaatcatcagcTATAGAAAACACTTTGAAGACAGAGTTGGAACTTAAATATTAATTATCACACGTTAAAGTCGATTATTAAATATTCAGGCCTCACTTTGCGTTTAGTTAAAAATGCAGTGAAAGTATGATAAATAGGCGaccaaataaatatattttaaaaatcatcAACACTAACATGgggaaataacaaaataaagatAGGACAAGCTTGAGTTGGTTTATTCGaaagattaaaataataaaaataaataagctaTATGACAATTATCCTTTATGCCTACTAAATTCTGGGAAAGTAAATTGTTTATTAATTATGCCACGCAGAAAGCTGAATATATACATGACTCTGGACCATAATAAGACAAAAAGCAATGAGCGTCATAACagccttgaaaaaaaaaaaaaaaaaaattcacctcTTGTTTGCACACTTGagtaaacagaaaaatacttgTAAATGGTTGGTAACAGAATTCCCACAGACCCAAATATTCTGTCAGTGAAGAAGTGTCATTTAGTCAAAAGCACTTGTGTAACAATGTGTTATTtctaattttcttttctttaaaaaaaagaaaaaaagaatataaaataaattgaaaagcCCCAAAATTTCATTTgtcaaataaagataaaaagtaATCACAACAGTAGTTAACATGTTAATATctaatttaaatttgaatgaCTTTGTACAAAactaatgaaataataataataattaaaaaaaacactatagtTTAAATGTCAGGAATTACATTTGCAGCAAAACATTTAGGTGGTGTAtgtgcagcagaaaaagtgtCAGCAAAACTCATTACTATCTGAACCACAAGCACTGTCAATGGAAATATGTCTCCATTAGtgaaaattaagaaaaacacatgATAGAAGACACAATGTCCTACCTCAGGTGAGCTGTCAGCACTTCCAAAAGCATCAGCAAAGTCTGATGGGCTTTTCCTCAGAGTCTGCTCAGCAGGCAGCGTGTTGTCATTGTAAGAACTGACAAACTTAAAGTCACTGGTTCTAGATCCTGTTGTCAGGTAGGCGTCATAATTGTAAGTGCTGCGTAAAGTTCCTGTGCCATCAACATCTGCGTAATTAGGAGGCAGATAAGCTCCAGGGATGGTAACTGCTCCATCAAACAACAGTCTGGGCTTTCTCCTGCGACAAAACCTCACAcccaggatgatgatgatgaaggtcagGAAGAAGGTGGACACGGACACCAGCGCAATGATCAGATAAGAGGTCAGCTTGGAGTTTTTCTCATCATAAGAAATGTCCTTCAGCTCTGGCACCTCAGCCAAGTTATCAGAAATCAGTAAATACATGGAGCAGGTGGCAGACAGAGAGGGCTGTCCGTTGTCTTTCACTGACACAATGAGCGTCTGTTTCATGCTGTCAGTCTCACTAATGTCCCGCTGTGTCCTGATCTCTCCACTGTGGACACCAATAGTGAACAGTCCCGGATCAGTGGACTTGACTATCTGATAGGACAGCCAGGCGTTCTGTCCAGAGTCTGCGTCCACCGCGATCACTTTGGACACCAGAGAGCCTCCGTGTGCAGCTTTGGGGACCAGCTCGGTCATGAAGGAGTTGCCCTCCGGGGCGGGGTACAGTATCTGAGGAGGGTTGTCATTCACATCTGATATGAACACACTGACGCTCACGTTGCTGCTCAGTGGAGGAGAACCGTTGTCTCTGGCCATCAGCTGGACTTTAAAGCTCCTCAGCTGTTCATAATCAAAGGACCTGACAGCGTGGATCACCCCCGTGTCTCCGTTAACAGACACATAGGAGGACACCGGGGCACCGTTCACCTCAGCAGCTAACAGAGAATAAATCACTGTACCGTTTTGTCTCCAGTCAGGGTCTCGAGCAGTGACGGAGCATAAAGTGGAGCCAGCTTTGTTATTCTCACTCACATATGCGCTGTACGACTCCTCCTCAAACACAGGTGGGTTGTCGTTGATGTCAGCTACAGATAAGTGCAGACTTTTAGAGGAGGACAGAGGTGGAGAGCCCTCGTCAGTGGCAGTGATTGTAATGTTGTAATCAGACACTACTTCACGATCCAGCTGTCCTGTGCTCACCACAGAATAATAGTTTTTAATAGAGGGGACCAATTTAAAAGGGACACCCTGCTGGAGGGAGCAGCGGACCTGTCGGTTCTTCTCAGAGTCTCTGTCCTGCACGTTGATGATGCCCACCTCTGTACCAGGTGACACATTCTCAGGAATTAGATTTTTGAAGGACTGGAGAGATATAATGGGGGCATTATCATTTACatcaacaatgtcaataattaACATACATGATGACACCAATCCAAGACCATCTTTGGCTGTGATTTCCACTTCATAATTTGACACCTCCTCATAATCTAACAATCCAGCAACTCTCACCTCTCCAGTGATCTGATCAAGAtaaaatatgttgttgttttcatctGAAATATGACCAAATTCATAAATTACTTCTCCATTTATTCCTTCATCTGCGTCAGTGGCACTAACAGTGAGTATTACAGTATCTAAAGGAGAGTTTTCAGGCAGACTGGCTTTATAGACAGACTGACTAAACACTGGTGCATTATCATTAGCATCCAACACAGTGACGTGTATGACTGCAGTACCAGATCTCTGAGGTGTGCCTCCGTCTGTTGCCACCAGCACAAGAGAAAGctctttttgttgttctctatCCAAATCTTTTTCCAATACTAACTCACTGTACTTCCCTCCGCCGCTTTTTGCAAtaatattcaatttaaaatgatcGTTTACTTCAACACTGTATCCCTGGATTGCATTCTGTCCAATATCAGCGTCATGCGCTTCATCCAAACGATAGCGGCTTCCTTTATCAGCAGATTCCctgatttcatattttattgtacCTTTTTTGAACTGAGGTGAATTATCATTGATGTCTTGAATGTGTAAATTAATACGGTGCACCTCTAAAGGGTCTTCAAGAACAAGCTCTTGTTTCAAAACGCATGAGGCTTTTTTGCCACAAAGCGCCTCTCTGTCAATCCTGTCACTAACGATGACGTCTCCGGTTCCCAGATTGATGTCACAATACCGTTTTCCGTTCCCATCCGCATTAATACGGGCCTTCCGAACAGCCAGTGAGTTCACCGCAACGTCAGTTTCTCTTCCTATGTTTCCAACGACAGAGCCTTGCTTCATTTCTTCAGGAAAAGAGAAAGACGCATCTCCACAGACCGTTCGGACAAGCATAAGATACACTCCCATGAATGAGACGAGGCTGAGCGCTGAAAATCCTTTGTCTGCCGCCATAATCCCGCAAAAGCAGTGATAAATCCACCTCACTGACGAAAATATGAAcgaaagcaaaaacaaaaaaaagatccaCTAAAAAAAGCAACCATTAACGCACGAGCGCAGCGCTTTTCATCAGCTCACCGTCGTTGAGATGTAATAATGTGATCGTGCAGTCACACAATGCACAGACTAATGTAATGCTGGTAGACAGCGACGCTGTGAGTAGAAATACTGAAATTACAAAAGAGTCAGCCACCATCAAGAacgaataatgattaaaaacagaGTAGCTCCCATACATAAAGGGTGCAGTGAAGAATTGAAAATATCAATGGGATGTgggttatatatatatgctgCATATATAATCCTGGCGCATCACACCGTGGAGAATGCGGGGGATGCCACACTTGcacttttataataataaaataataaaatgaaaaaaataaataaaaaaatcacccccctcactttttacagagggattcattgtttaAAACGTATTGGGTCAGTTCGATTGATTGAATGGTTAAAGAGTTAACAGCGATAAAGAGACAAAAAGTGAGTAACAGGTGtgaaaaaatggtccaaaagtggcaaacacGTGTCAAGAAAAGCTTGACAAGTGAGTGGGCCAAAAGCCAGAAACTGGTAGTATATAGTatcttaaatgagcaaaatgtgggaaacaatagtgaaaaagggcaaaaatatggaacaaaaagaggcaaaatgtagaggaaaaaggaaacaagtgggttttttttttttttttggccaaaatATAGCTCATtttgatgaaaagtggcaaaaagtgGTTGAAGAATCAACAAAAGTTTGAtacaagtgtcaaaaagaacttgaaaaaatagactaaaattaggaaaaaggaATCTATATTGGCAAAAAGAAGATGAAATCTTaggaaaaaaagtcaaatctttttggaaaaagggcaaaaatgggacaaaggaagttgcaaaatgaccaAAGTAAAAGGTAAAGTGTTAATAAGTTTCCCTACATAATGAGCCATAAGTTGAGTATCTCTgatttaataacagctttatcactGTTTTAGTAAATCATTtgataaactaaattgggagtcaaCAGTTGCTGTTGCACTCCTGAGTTGGTCTTACTAAAAAATgttacacccccccccccttttacTTTGAACTTAAGTCGACTTCTGTatccccaaaacaaaacaatgattaataaaataactttaagaagttgtttttttttaatgcatcatCGCCCTGAATCAGTTCCAGTCATGTAAAAATATCATCACAACTAGGGTACTACGCATGAACAAACAAGAAAACAGCTATGTTTATAAAAATTGTATTCAGAAGTAAATTGTGAAAAACGTATGTCAGACGGCTCAGTTTTAAGGCTGAAAAAATTGTATCGAAACAAATCtctgaagtttttattttaaataaacatgcaCTTACATAGGATTTCCCAAGTAGTTTAAAGAGTTTTCCATTATTGTATAATTTAGGATTTTACTAGACAAAAAACTAAGAGCTcggagaaaataaattaattcaatgTTAGAAAGGCttttaacaaacattaaaaaaaaaaaaaacagtcatgaTTTAGGATCATTCCACAAACATATATTAAGTTTAAAAACGTGTTGTGAAAGACGCACCTATATTTAGTGCACacattctagaaaaaaaaaaaaaaaaaaaaaagacttggaTTACTCACAATATTTTTGGTTCTGAACATCTGCTGCTTATCGTTGGTTGCTCTCACACACTAATCAACACAtgaagtaaatgtttattaaataagTTATGCTTCTTTTGAACTGAAAGcacctttttctgttttaaaaaaaaaatgaaaataaatgaaagagtGGTAAACGGGCGATATAGTCAAGCATTGAAATGAGATCTCAAGATTTAAAGTTAACAAATAACAATACAATGCTGTATATTTTGGACAGCTGTGGTAAAATTGTCATCTCTACAAACCGACAATTGTTTTGAAATAATGTTATGTTTTTCATTACTGTATCAATGAACACAATCTTGcagggttaaaaaaataatattttaaatatcaatcgGTAACTAGAAAAATTTGCATTGCCACAAAAATGCAAGTGGGAATGAAACTGATCATTATCATAATGATGATGGTAATattcttgattagaacatgaactgaaaatacaagagtcagtcttggtcccgcaccaggtgggagatgaccagaaacaataaaaactgaaataaatatattcaggaaGCACTACATGTTTCATTTCCCTTGTTTACAGAatacaattctttaaaatgtgttatcacgcATTcaatccatcattatgctctacagtTACTATTTCAAGGAATTatcagcaaaatgttgtcgcTGGACAAAGGGGGCATTGGATTCACAAATAAGAGACAGGGGGTGCTTGAGgccacagaacaaaaaaaacaaaaaaataaaaataaaattgagaacCAACGACCTAGGGTCCAAGTTCTACCTGTGGAGTCAAAGTAAAGGATGAATGCTAAGATTTCCTACTAAAAGTATGGTTTTAAGAAAGAGGAAGAATTGAGCAACTTTTTAAGATACAAATTGTGGCTGTAGCTGCAGGGTGAAATACTTAACAGCAGTTTAACTCAAAGttcatgagcagcagctgtcacACTCTAGCACACCTAATCAAGCTCTCTGAGGCTTGTAAAAGCAGTACATTAAAAGTAAGAGTTAGCATGTTACAAGTTAGATATCATTGTCACTAAGCATCAGATCATTTGGATTTTTGAATAGTGTAAATTTATTAAGATTTACATGCAGCACGACAAACAGGGtcactttaaaaatgaatatactTTTTTGTCAGAGTTTAACATGTACAAGATATAGAGATACTGAGAGAAAAA
The genomic region above belongs to Gouania willdenowi chromosome 10, fGouWil2.1, whole genome shotgun sequence and contains:
- the LOC114470740 gene encoding protocadherin gamma-A12-like — protein: MAADKGFSALSLVSFMGVYLMLVRTYWKKIWIENNKKSFLLCWWQQTEAHLRDLSFKNLIPENVSPGTEVGIINVQDRDSEKNRQVRCSLQQGVPFKLVPSIKNYYSVVSTGQLDREVVSDYNITITATDEGSPPLSSSKSLHLSVADINDNPPVFEEESYSAYVSENNKAGSTLCSVTARDPDWRQNGTVIYSLLAAEVNGAPVSSYVSVNGDTGVIHAVRSFDYEQLRSFKVQLMARDNGSPPLSSNVSVSVFISDVNDNPPQILYPAPEGNSFMTELVPKAAHGGSLVSKVIAVDADSGQNAWLSYQIVKSTDPGLFTIGVHSGEIRTQRDISETDSMKQTLIVSVKDNGQPSLSATCSMYLLISDNLAEVPELKDISYDEKNSKLTSYLIIALVSVSTFFLTFIIIILGVRFCRRRKPRLLFDGAVTIPGAYLPPNYADVDGTGTLRSTYNYDAYLTTGSRTSDFKFVSSYNDNTLPAEQTLRKSPSDFADAFGSADSSPEP
- the LOC114470739 gene encoding protocadherin gamma-A12-like, giving the protein MMGGGSLHHSSFFVLFFVMAHCAHGDLSFSASEELKLGSVIANIASDLGLEPGRLSARRARVDMEGSDKQFCRIDLRSGDLLVAERIDREEHCGEKPTCLLRFDLLLENPLELHRLSLQVQDINDNAPIFSKDVIKLEIRESADKGAKYRINAAHDADIGQNAVQSYTLQSNPHFVFNTQTTGAGNKYGELVLNKELDREEQKEMKLLLTALDGGSPQKSGTVVIHVIVLDANDNAPVFTEAVYTASLPENAPLQTPVLMVSASDADEGVNGEVTYEFSRLSDKSQTLFSLDEKTGAIFVAGDIDYEERSKYEVMVEAKDGYGLSSEAKVMIDITDVNDNAPVIHVKSLTNPIPENVSPGTEVGIINVQDRDSEKNRQVRCSLQQGVPFKLVPSIKNYYSVVSTGQLDREVVSDYNITITATDEGSPPLSSSKSLHLSVADINDNPPVFEEESYSAYVSENNKAGSTLCSVTARDPDWRQNGTVIYSLLAAEVNGAPVSSYVSVNGDTGVIHAVRSFDYEQLRSFKVQLMARDNGSPPLSSNVSVSVFISDVNDNPPQILYPAPEGNSFMTELVPKAAHGGSLVSKVIAVDADSGQNAWLSYQIVKSTDPGLFTIGVHSGEIRTQRDISETDSMKQTLIVSVKDNGQPSLSATCSMYLLISDNLAEVPELKDISYDEKNSKLTSYLIIALVSVSTFFLTFIIIILGVRFCRRRKPRLLFDGAVTIPGAYLPPNYADVDGTGTLRSTYNYDAYLTTGSRTSDFKFVSSYNDNTLPAEQTLRKSPSDFADAFGSADSSPELHFFSR